In Janthinobacterium agaricidamnosum NBRC 102515 = DSM 9628, the DNA window GCCTCGTCGCTGATCCATGAAGTGGGGCACCAGGGCGCGGCGCTGCTGGACCTGGTCAATTCGTTGCGCCCGGTGCTGCAATCGATGCAGCACGGCGGCAGCGGCGCGCCGCACGTGTGGCGTCTGTGGGAGCGCTGGATTTCCGAGATCGTCGCCGATTTCTGGTCGCTGCTGCGGGTCGGCGTGGTGGCGACGCTGGGCCTGATCGGCGTGGTCAGCCTGCCGCGCACCTTCGTGTTCCGCCTGAGCGCCGACGATCCGCATCCGGTGCCGTGGCTGCGCGTCAAGCTCAGTTGCGCGATGGGCCGGGCCGTGTACCCGCATCCGCAATGGGACCGCATCGAACAATTGTGGCAAGCGTATTACCCGCTGGACGGCGTGCCGGCCGCCCAGCGCCAGTTGCTGGAACAACTGCAGCGCGGCATGGCGGCGCTGGCCGGCTTGCTGCTGCATCACCGGCCGCCGGCGCTGCGCGGCGCCACGCTGGCCGAGGTGATGGACGTGGCGGCGCGCCAGCCGGCGGCGCTGCAGGCGCTGTACACCGGCTGGAACCGGACGCCGCAGCAAATGTACCGGACCGCGCCGTCGCTGGTGTTCGCCGTGATCGGCCAGGCGCGCGCCGACGGCCGCCTCAATCCCGAGGATGAAAGCACCTTGCTGGCGCGGCTGCTGACTTACTGGGCCTTGCGCAGCACGCTGGATACGTCGCAAAGCTGCGCCGGCATGGCGCGCCCGGAAAAGCCGGCCCGGCCGCCCTTGCACAGCACCGCGAACCTGCGCCGGACCTTTGAAGACGCTTGATTACCCTATGAGGAGATCGACATGAGCAGCAAAATTACGGCGGTCAAAAAAGCCCGCCAAGGCACTATCCAGGTCAGCGTGCATGACGAGGGCAGCGCCGCGGTGATCGTCAACGCGGCCATCAGCCTGTACCACGGCGGCGATGGCGGCTGCGCCAACTTCAATCCGGCCACCTGGACGCCCGACGGCGCGGTGCTGGCCGGCATGCGCTGGACCGACAATGCCGGCGCGGCGGTGTTCGCCAACCTGGAGCCGGCCGCCTATATCGCCGTCTACGAGAACTTCCCGGCCACGGATGCGCAATGCGCCGAAGTGCGGACCGGCTGCAGCGTCATGCTGTGCTTCGAGCCGCATATCGATCCCAAGGTGGCGCTGACGTTCGAGACCGGCGACTGCCAGCCCAGTAACTGCCGCACCGGCCGGGTCACCGACCGGGCCATCGCCAGCGTGACCTTCGACGGCGACCAGAGCAGCGCCGGGCGCGACCTGGTGCAAGTGGTGGCGGCGGCGCCGTGGACGCCGTTGCGCGGCGACGGCCATTCCTTCGGCAATACCTTGCGGCGCGTCGGTCCGCACCGCTTCACGGCGCAACTGATGCTGTCGCGGCGGCCCGAAATGAGTTCAGGCATCGCCATGCCGGAAGGCCCGAACAACGGACCGAACGCGATGCTGGCGCTGGCCGCCGAATTCGAGGCCGAGGAACGTCCGCCGCAGCCGGTCTCGGGCAGCGTCGGCGTGTCGCTGACGCGCACCGAAACCGAACCGACCGAGGATTTGCCGCTGTGGACGCTGATCCGCAACAGCACCGAGGCGATGTCGTTCACCAATTACCTGCATTTCATGGACAGCCTGTTTTGCAGCGACAGCAGCGGCGTGCGCGGTTTCGAGCAAGACCGCTTTGCGAAAAAGACCGAGCTGTTCCACCAGTTGCGCCAGCGCCGCGCATTGCCGTTTTCCGATGCCGACGCCTACCGCGTGCTGAAGGTGGCGACCGAGGCGTTCGTGATGGTCAATTGCGGCGTGCTGAACCAGCCGCTGGCCTTCAATCCGGCCGAAGACAACGCCTACCTGGACCGGCGCGACATTCCGCCCGGCCGCGACCTGGAAACCGTGCTGCGTACCGAGTACCTGGAAAATGTCGACGGCTTCCCGACCTTGCCCTACCTGGCGGTGATACGGCGCAAGCTGCCGGACATCCCGATCAGCATCCCGCGCGGCCAGGAAGGCGATGTCGATTTGTGCTTCGGCATCATCCAGGAAAAGCTGGCCAATCCCTGCCTGCTGGAGCTGATCTGGTCGTACTGGCACGAAGAGGGCATGCTGGTGCAAAGCATGAACGCGATCACCCAGCGCTTCCAGAACCTGCGCGCGACTAACATGGTCAACGACCCGCTGGCCAATACCGAGATCGACATGCTGCGCCCGTTGAACAACCTGTTGTGGGGCTATACCCAGGATGAACAGCACCGGCTGACCGTGGTGCGCCGCAATTACGAGTACGACCACCATTACGGCGTGCGGCTGGAAGGCAAGGCGGTGCAGAATTTCCGGCCGGCCGACAGCCGCTCCAAGTTTCTCGAAGCGTTCCACCATTTGCTGCGCTTGCTGACCTCGTTCTACAAGCAGGACGACGATACCACTGTCAAGGCCGACGCATTCCCGGTCCTGAACGCGCTGAAGGAAGTGCATCTGATCCTGTCGCAGGGCGCGCACAACCAGTTCGGCGACTTGCCGTCGACCGCGCGGATTGAAATGCTGATGCAGCAATGGCTGCTGGCGCGTCCCGAATTCCGCGAATTCCTGCCGACCCGGGTCATGGTGGCGTATCCGGAACCGTGGATGGACCGGGTCGACGCGATGAAAAAACTGCAGGGCTGGACCGATACCAGCGTGATGCATTTCCGCAGCCTGGCGATGTTCGGCGAACAGCTGCTGCTGTCCGTGCGCTACGGTAACTGGAGCGATATCTACGAACCGACCCAGGCGTTCAACTGGGCCCGTTTCTGGCGTCCGCAGGTGCAAGGCTATATCCACGCCTACCGCGCCGCCACCGGCGTCGATCTGTCGGTCGCGGTGGCCGACCCGAAGATGGAAGCGATGCTGCCATCGGCGCTGCTGCGCCAGCGGCTGAACCTGCAAGTGCGCAGTGCCTGAAGCGTCAGCACGTGGCCGACTTCACCAGCGCGCTATACCTCGGCATGCGCCATCCTTCGTCCGCGCTGGCTGGCTGGGATGCGCTGACGCCGGGCCGGCCGGCCGCGCTGCGCGAAGCGTCCGGCGCGCGCCGGCTGGCGCGCGAACTGGCGGCCTTGCAGGGCTGCGAAGCGGCCACCTTGCTGCCATCGACCTTGCACCTGTTCTGGGATGTATTCGGCATGCTGGCGCGCGAGCGGCTGGTGCTGCTGATCGATGGCGGCGCGTATCCGGTGGCAAGGTGGGGCGCCGAACGGGCCGCCGCGCTGGGCGCGCCGCTGCAGGTGTTTGCGCATGGCGACGCCGCCGCGGCGGCTGATCTGGCGCGGCGCTGGCTGCTGCGTGGGCGGCGGCCGCTGATACTGGCCGACGGGGTGTGTCCGGCCAGCGGCAAGGCGCCGCCGCTGGCCGCGTATGCGCACATCGCCGGCGCCGGCGGCGGTTACCTGGTGCTCGACGATACCCAGGTGCTGGGCCTGTCCGGGCCGCGCGGCGGCGGCTCCATGGCGCGGCATGGCTGGTCCGGCGACGGCGTGCTGGTCGGCGCTTCGCTGGCCAAGGCGTTCGGCGCGCCGCTGGCGGTGCTGAGCGGCAGCGCGGCGATGGTGGCGCGTTTCGAGGCGCACAGCCAGACCCGCATCCATAACAGCCCGCCGTCGTGCGCCGCGCTCGCCGCCGGGCAGCGCGCCTTGCGGCTGAACCGCAGCCATGGCGCCGTGCTGCGCCAGTTGCTGCGGCAGCGTATCGCGTGGTGGCGCGGCGCGCTGGCCGCGGCCGGCATCGCCTGCCGGGGCGGCGCTTTTCCGGTGCAAAGCGTGGTCCTGGCGGCGCACATCGATGGCGCCGCGCTGCAAGGCGCCTTGCGCGGCGATGGCATCGACGCCGTGCTGAGCGGGCGCCACAGGCTGACTTTTTTGCTGCGGGCCGATCACCGGCCGGGCGAACTCCGCGCCGCCGCGACGGCGCTCCGACATCATCTTCTGGAGGTGCTATGAACGAGGAATTTGAAACCCTGCCGTTTGCGGCGGAATGGAATCCCGAGGCGGATTTTGAAGAGGAATTCGAGCTGCAGGACGAGCGCGGCCGCCGGCCCGGACCAGTGCGCGGCGCAGCTGGACGCGCACGCGGCGGCGGCCGGCCGCTGCCGCTGCGCAAACCGGTCCCGCGCCGCCGGCCGCCGTTTTTCGGGCCGTATTACGGCGGCGCCTGGCCTTATGGCGCGCTGCCGCCGGCGCCCGTGGCGGAGCCGTTCCCGTATCCCGGGCCGCAGCCCGGGCCGTATCAAGACCAGGACCAGGACCAGGACCGGCAGTCCGGCGAGCAGGACGAAACCCCGGCCACCTTGAGCGATACGCTGGCGCGGATACCGGCCTCGCAGCGCCCCGATTACCAGCTGCTCGGGCCGATCGCCGATGCGGTCAAGGATGAGCGCACCAGCGGCGGCGGCCTGTACCTGATCGAATTCACCAGCAATGGCCAGCCGCGCGCCTACAGCGGCCAGACCGGCGACTTGCGGCGGCGCTTGCGGCAGCATGTATTGTGCGGCCAGATGATGGGGCTGCCGATGGGTGGCCACCGGGTGTACATCGCGCCGCTGGCCAAGGCCGGGCCGCGCCGCAGCATGGAGCGGCGCATCCACCGCGACATGCTGACCCGCCACAAGGGCGTGCTGACCAATCAGCGCCAGGAACTGGAAATGCAGTTGCTGGGCAGGGACTGGCTTTAATTATTGAGTCGACAGAGGAGAACATCATGCATGGAATGGGATGCAAATGCGGCGCTTGCCGTAATAGCGGCAGCGTCTTTGAAGTGCTGGAATGGGGCGGGGCCAGCGGCGAAACGCCGTTCAGCGAGGCCGAGGAGATGGAGCTGGCGATGGAATTGCTCGACGTGAGCAGCGAAGCGGAGCTGGAGCAATTCCTCGGCAAGATTTTCAAGGGCGCGTGGAAGGGCATCAAGAAGGTCGGCTCGGTGATCGGCAAAGTGGTCAAGCCGCTGGGCGGCGTATTGAAGGGTATCGCCAAGACGGCGTTGCCGTTTGTCGGCGGCGCGCTCGGCTCGATGATCCCGATTCCCGGCGTCGGCACCGCGCTGGGCTCGGCGCTGGGCGGCGCCGTCAGCAAGGCGCTGGAGCTGGAGTTCGGCGACCTGGAAATGGAACAGCAAGAGCTGGAATTTGAAATGGCGCGCCGCTTCGTACGCATCGCCCGCAGCGCGGCCGCCGAGGCGGCGCAGGGCGATGGCGGCCTGCAGGCGGTGCAAGGCGCGGTGCAGGCCGCGCTGCAACGCCATTTGCCCGGTTTTGCGGCATCGGGCGCGCAGGCGCAAAACGGGCGCTGGCGGCGGCGCGGCAATACCATCGAATTGTTCGGCGGCTGAGCTGAACGTGTTTGTCGTCAGCCATCCTTGCATGCCTCGGCGCGCGTCTTGCGGCGGATTTGCAGCGCGCGGTCGGTCACGCCCAGGCGCTGGGCGGCGCGCTGGTTGTTCTGGCCTTCCTGTTCCAGCACCAGCCGGATCGCCACGTCGGCCGCGCCGCGGCTGATGCGCGACATGCTGATGCCGAGCTCCAGCGCATGGCGGATCGCGGCCTCGAAATACTGGTCCGGCCAGGCCGCCTGGCCGGCCGCCAGCCGTTCGTCGGGCGGCACGTCGCCGATGGTGATCGGCCCCGGACCGCAGTGACGGTGCCAGATGCGGCACACGGTCTGGCGCAAGTCGCGCACATTGCCCGGGTAGTCGCGGGTCAGCAGATATTCGCGCACGGCCGGGTCGAGTTCCGGCTGGCCGGCCTGGGCCGACAGTTCGGCCAGGAAGTGCATCACCAGCGGCAGGATATCTTGCGGCCGTTCGCGCAGCGGCGGCGGCCGGCAGCGCCATCCGGCAATGCGGTAATACAGGTCGGCGCGGAACGCGCCATTGGCGACCTGCGTTTCCAGGTCGCGGTTGGTGGCGCACACCAGGCGGAATTGGGTCGGCTGCCAGGAATTGCCGCCGACCCGTTTGTATTTGCGCTCCTGTATCGCGCGCAGCAATTGCGCCTGCATCGTCAACGGCAATTCGCCCACTTCATCGAGGAACAGCACGCCGCCGTCGGCCAGCGCAAACGCGCCGTCGCGCGCGCCGGCCGCGCCGGTAAAGGCACCGCGTTCGTGGCCGAACAATTCGCTGCCCGCCAATTCCTGCGACAGCGTGGTGCAGTCGAGCACCGTCAACTCGCCCTTGCAGGCGCTGAGGCGGTGTATCAGCTGCGCGATCAAGTCCTTGCCGGTGCCGGTTTCGCCGGTGATCAGCACCGACGCCTGGGTGAAGGCGGCCACTTCGACCACGCCGCGCACCAGCGCGCGCCAGGCCGGACTGTCGCCGACCAGGCAACGCCGCACGCTGCTGGAATCGACCAGCTCCTGCACCGTGCTCCAGCGGCGCAAGCGCGCCAGCACCTGTTCGGCGCACAGCGGCGCGGGGCGCCAGCTCAGCAGGTCGGCAGCGCCGGCGCCGAGCACGGCGCGGATCTCGCCAGCGCCGAGCGGCCGGACGGCGATGGCCAGTACGGTGGCGCTGCAGCATGCGGTGCGCAGCATGTCGAGCAGGGCGCTATCGGGCCGCTCGAACAGCACGATGCCGAAGGCGGCGTGTTGCTGGTCGCACATATTAAGCTGAGCCTGCTTCAAGGCCGCCAGCAACGCTGCGCCGTTGCCGTGCGCGGTCTGGTGCAGGCATTCCAGCCATACCGAGAGCGCCATATGGTTGACCTGGGTCTGTTACTTCAGTCCGTTATCTAAGGCGGCCTTGACAATTGTCTGTGCCGATGTCATGGAGGGCGAGTATAAGGCGGCCGGTAGTGGCCGGGTTTGATGTGCGCCAAGCGGGTGGCGGGGCGCTACTGCAGACGTAAAAAAGCCGCCAAGGCGGCGGCTTTCTGGAACAACAAAGCAGTTTATTTTCCAGCTTACTGGCGCACGCAATCGACGAAATAACCGCGCTTGCCATCGACTTCGCGCTTGACCAGGCCATGCACGTCGGTTTCGAAGCCCGGGAAGCGTTCGTTGAAGTCGCGCGCGAAACGCAGGTAGTCGACGATGGTCTTGTTGAAGCGCTCGCCCGGGATCAGCAGCGGAATGCCCGGTGGGTAAGGCGTCAGCAGGATCGACGTGATGCGGCCTTCGAGGTCGTCGATCGCCACCCGTTCGATTTCGCGGTGCGCCATCTTGGCGAACGCGTCCGACGGTTTCATCGCCGGGATCATGTCCGACAAATACATCTCGGTGGTCAAACGGGCGACATCGTACGCCTTGTAGAAATCGTGGATTTGCTGGCACAGGTCGCGCAAGCCCATTTTTTCATAGCGCGGATTGGCCGCCGCGAATTCCGGCAGGATGCGCCACATCGGCTGGTTCTTGTCGTAGTCGTCCTTGAACTGTTGCAGCGCGGTCAGCAAGGTATTCCAGCGGCCCTTGGTGATGCCGATGGTGAACATGATGAAGAACGAGTACAAGCCGCATTTTTCAATGATGACGCCGTGTTCCGCCAGGTACTTGGTGACGATCGACGCCGGGATGCCGGTGTCGCCGAACTGGCCGTCCAGCGCCAGGCCCGGGTTGACGATGGTCGCCTTGATCGGGTCGAGCATGTTGAAGCCCGGCGCCAGCTCGCCGAAACCGTGCCAGTCGTCTTCGGCGCGTATCATCCAGTCGTCGCGCTCGCCGATGCCTTCTTCGGAGAATTTGTCCGGTCCCCATACCTGGAACCACCAGTCCTTGCCCCATTCCTGGTCGATCTTTTTCATCGCGCGGCGGAAGTCCAGCGCCTCGGCGATCGACTCCTCGACCAGCGCGGTGCCGCCCGGCGCTTCCATCATCGCCGCCGCCACGTCGAGCGAGGCGATGATCGAGTATTGCGGCGAGGTCGAGGTGTGCATCAGGTACGCTTCATTGAAGGCGTCCTGGTCGAGCTTGACCTTGTCCGATTCGCGCACCAGGATTTGCGACGCCTGCGACAGGCCGGCCAGCAATTTGTGGGTCGACTGGGTCGAGAAAATCATCGATTCCTTGGCGCGCGGGCGATCCTTGCCGATCGCGTGCATGTCTTTGTAGAAATCGTGGAAAGTCGCGTGCGGCAGCCATGCTTCGTCGAAGTGCAGCGTATCGATCTTGCCATCCAGCATTTCGCGCAGCACTTCGACGTTGTAGATCACGCCGTCGTAGGTCGATTGGGTGATCGTCAGGATGCGCGGCTTCTTGTTTTTTGCTTCGCGCGCGAACGGGTTGGCCTCGATCTTGCGGGCGATGCTTTCCGGCGTGAATTCTTCCAGCGGGATCGGGCCGAT includes these proteins:
- a CDS encoding aminotransferase class I/II-fold pyridoxal phosphate-dependent enzyme, whose translation is MADFTSALYLGMRHPSSALAGWDALTPGRPAALREASGARRLARELAALQGCEAATLLPSTLHLFWDVFGMLARERLVLLIDGGAYPVARWGAERAAALGAPLQVFAHGDAAAAADLARRWLLRGRRPLILADGVCPASGKAPPLAAYAHIAGAGGGYLVLDDTQVLGLSGPRGGGSMARHGWSGDGVLVGASLAKAFGAPLAVLSGSAAMVARFEAHSQTRIHNSPPSCAALAAGQRALRLNRSHGAVLRQLLRQRIAWWRGALAAAGIACRGGAFPVQSVVLAAHIDGAALQGALRGDGIDAVLSGRHRLTFLLRADHRPGELRAAATALRHHLLEVL
- a CDS encoding GIY-YIG nuclease family protein, with the translated sequence MNEEFETLPFAAEWNPEADFEEEFELQDERGRRPGPVRGAAGRARGGGRPLPLRKPVPRRRPPFFGPYYGGAWPYGALPPAPVAEPFPYPGPQPGPYQDQDQDQDRQSGEQDETPATLSDTLARIPASQRPDYQLLGPIADAVKDERTSGGGLYLIEFTSNGQPRAYSGQTGDLRRRLRQHVLCGQMMGLPMGGHRVYIAPLAKAGPRRSMERRIHRDMLTRHKGVLTNQRQELEMQLLGRDWL
- a CDS encoding sigma 54-interacting transcriptional regulator, producing MALSVWLECLHQTAHGNGAALLAALKQAQLNMCDQQHAAFGIVLFERPDSALLDMLRTACCSATVLAIAVRPLGAGEIRAVLGAGAADLLSWRPAPLCAEQVLARLRRWSTVQELVDSSSVRRCLVGDSPAWRALVRGVVEVAAFTQASVLITGETGTGKDLIAQLIHRLSACKGELTVLDCTTLSQELAGSELFGHERGAFTGAAGARDGAFALADGGVLFLDEVGELPLTMQAQLLRAIQERKYKRVGGNSWQPTQFRLVCATNRDLETQVANGAFRADLYYRIAGWRCRPPPLRERPQDILPLVMHFLAELSAQAGQPELDPAVREYLLTRDYPGNVRDLRQTVCRIWHRHCGPGPITIGDVPPDERLAAGQAAWPDQYFEAAIRHALELGISMSRISRGAADVAIRLVLEQEGQNNQRAAQRLGVTDRALQIRRKTRAEACKDG
- a CDS encoding arginine/lysine/ornithine decarboxylase, producing the protein MKFRFPIVIIDEDFRSENTSGLGIRALADAMEKEGMEVVGVTSYGDLSQFAQQQSRASAFVLSIDDEEFGGGSVQETDDALKSLRAFVEEIRYKNADIPIYLYGETRTSRHIPNDILRELHGFIHMFEDTPEFVARHIIREAKAYLDGLSPPFFRALVNYANDGSYSWHCPGHSGGVAFLKSPIGQMFHQFFGENMLRADVCNAVEELGQLLDHTGPVAASERNAARIFNADHCYFVTNGTSTSNKMVWHSTVAPGDIVVVDRNCHKSILHSIIMCGAIPVFLMPTRNHLGIIGPIPLEEFTPESIARKIEANPFAREAKNKKPRILTITQSTYDGVIYNVEVLREMLDGKIDTLHFDEAWLPHATFHDFYKDMHAIGKDRPRAKESMIFSTQSTHKLLAGLSQASQILVRESDKVKLDQDAFNEAYLMHTSTSPQYSIIASLDVAAAMMEAPGGTALVEESIAEALDFRRAMKKIDQEWGKDWWFQVWGPDKFSEEGIGERDDWMIRAEDDWHGFGELAPGFNMLDPIKATIVNPGLALDGQFGDTGIPASIVTKYLAEHGVIIEKCGLYSFFIMFTIGITKGRWNTLLTALQQFKDDYDKNQPMWRILPEFAAANPRYEKMGLRDLCQQIHDFYKAYDVARLTTEMYLSDMIPAMKPSDAFAKMAHREIERVAIDDLEGRITSILLTPYPPGIPLLIPGERFNKTIVDYLRFARDFNERFPGFETDVHGLVKREVDGKRGYFVDCVRQ